A DNA window from Brassica napus cultivar Da-Ae chromosome C1, Da-Ae, whole genome shotgun sequence contains the following coding sequences:
- the LOC106435512 gene encoding 5'-adenylylsulfate reductase 3, chloroplastic: protein MALAINVSSSSSSVISTSSFPSLELKVSAPRIGSLRLSDRVNVSTASLSLSGKQSSSVKPLNVQSVAKESFVPSQAASMVTSEVTEKLDVVEVEDFEELAKSLETASPLEIMDKALEKFGNDIAIAFSGAEDVALIEYAHLTGRPFRVFSLDTGRLNPETYRLFDTVEKHYGIRIEYMFPDAVEVQALVRNKGLFSFYEDGHQECCRIRKVRPLRRALKGLRAWITGQRKDQSPGTRSEIPVVQVDPVFEGLDGGAGSLVKWNPVANVEGNDVWNFLRTMDVPVNTLHAAGYVSIGCEPCTRAVLPGQHEREGRWWWEDAKAKECGLHKGNIKENSNANAAANVNGTSSTVADIFKSENVVSLSRQGIENLMKLGNRKEAWIVVLYAPWCPFCQAMEGSFDELADKLGGSGVKVAKFRADGDQKEFAKRELQLGSFPTILVFPKNSSRPIKYPSEKRDVDSLTSFLNLVR, encoded by the exons ATGGCACTAGCGATCAacgtttcttcatcttcttcttctgtgaTCTCAACCTCTAGCTTCCCTTCCTTAGAGCTCAAag TTTCGGCTCCACGGATCGGTTCATTGAGGTTATCCGATCGTGTCAATGTCTCAACGGCGTCTCTGAGTCTATCCGGGAAACAATCATCATCGGTGAAGCCTCTGAATGTGCAGTCAGTTGCAAAGGAGTCGTTTGTTCCTTCTCAAGCAGCGTCCATGGTGACTTCTG AGGTTACAGAGAAACTAGATGTGGTGGAAGTGGAAGACTTCGAGGAGCTAGCAAAGAGTCTAGAGACCGCTTCTCCTCTTGAGATCATGGACAAGGCTCTTGAGAAGTTCGGAAACGACATCGCAATCGCCTTTAGTGGAGCAGAAGACGTTGCTCTCATTGAGTACGCTCACTTAACCGGAAGACCCTTCAGGGTGTTCAGTTTGGACACAGGGAGATTGAACCCCGAAACATACAGACTCTTCGACACCGTGGAGAAGCACTACGGTATTCGGATCGAGTACATGTTTCCAGACGCTGTTGAGGTCCAAGCTCTTGTAAGGAACAAGGGTTTGTTCTCTTTCTACGAAGACGGTCACCAGGAGTGTTGCCGCATCAGAAAGGTTAGACCATTGAGGCGTGCGTTGAAGGGCTTACGCGCTTGGATCACTGGACAAAGGAAAGATCAATCCCCAGGGACGAGATCAGAGATCCCCGTTGTTCAAGTTGATCCGGTGTTTGAAGGGTTAGACGGAGGAGCTGGTAGTTTGGTGAAGTGGAATCCAGTTGCCAACGTCGAAGGGAACGATGTTTGGAACTTCTTGAGGACTATGGATGTTCCCGTCAACACGCTTCACGCTGCGGGGTATGTTTCAATCGGGTGTGAGCCGTGCACGAGAGCGGTTTTGCCTGGTCAGCACGAGAGAGAAGGGAGATGGTGGTGGGAAGACGCCAAGGCTAAAGAGTGTGGACTCCACAAAGGGAACATCAAGGAGAACAGCAACGCAAACGCAGCGGCTAATGTCAATGGGACGTCATCCACGGTTGCTGATATCTTCAAAAGCGAGAATGTTGTGAGCTTGAGCAGGCAAGGGATTGAGAATCTGATGAAGCTGGGGAATCGTAAAGAGGCTTGGATCGTTGTGCTTTACGCGCCTTGGTGCCCGTTTTGTCAAGCGATGGAAGGTTCGTTTGATGAGTTGGCGGATAAGTTGGGTGGGAGTGGCGTGAAGGTGGCTAAGTTTAGAGCTGATGGTGACCAGAAGGAGTTTGCTAAAAGGGAGTTGCAGCTTGGGAGCTTCCCGACGATACTTGTGTTCCCAAAGAACTCTTCAAGACCAATCAAGTATCCATCGGAGAAGAGAGATGTTGATTCTCTGACATCGTTCTTGAATCTTGTTCGGTAA
- the LOC106435513 gene encoding autophagy-related protein 8a, translating into MAKSSFQLSNPLETRMNEATRIREKYPDRVPVIVEKAGQSDVPDIDKKKYLVPADLTVGQFVYVVRKRIKLGAEKAIFVFVKDTLPPTAALMSAIYEEHKDEDGFLYMTYSGENTFGSFLVA; encoded by the exons ATGGCTAAGAGCTCATTCCAGCTTTCTAATCCGCTGG AGACAAGGATGAATGAAGCGACTCGAATCAGAGAGAAGTACCCTGACAGAGTCCCT GTGATTGTGGAGAAGGCTGGACAGAGTGATGTTCCTGACATTGACAAGAAGAA GTATCTCGTCCCAGCTGATCTAACCGTTGGTCAGTTTGTGTACGTGGTCCGCAAAAGAATCAAGCTTGGAGCTGAGAAAGCTATCTTCGTCTTTGTCAAGgacacattgcctccaactg CTGCATTGATGTCTGCAATCTATGAGGAACACAAAGATGAAGATGGGTTCCTCTACATGACTTACAGCGGAGAGAACACTTTTGGATCTTTCCTCGTTGCCTGA
- the LOC106435499 gene encoding uncharacterized protein LOC106435499 has protein sequence MAGKAAEAVAKTMTAVQHPWRAKLDKYRTELTKGVWGYWEMGAWKPLGISARRRAMLRKEVLTAGEDWPYDPERKAMRTKRKGHKCDRISAEKRENTAKLMLKMPQMLLDYKKRRWEKKMKEEEKAKEDK, from the coding sequence ATGGCTGGCAAAGCTGCAGAAGCCGTGGCAAAGACCATGACGGCGGTTCAGCACCCATGGAGGGCGAAGCTGGATAAGTACAGAACCGAGCTGACCAAAGGAGTGTGGGGTTACTGGGAGATGGGAGCGTGGAAGCCTCTAGGGATAAGCGCACGCAGGAGGGCGATGCTGAGGAAAGAAGTGCTGACTGCTGGTGAGGATTGGCCTTATGATCCAGAGAGGAAAGCGATGAGGACGAAGAGGAAAGGGCATAAGTGCGATAGAATCTCAGCTGAGAAAAGAGAGAACACTGCGAAGCTTATGCTGAAGATGCCTCAGATGCTGCTTGATTACAAGAAGAGAaggtgggagaagaagatgaaggaagAGGAAAAAGCTAAAGAAGACAAGTGA